The following proteins are encoded in a genomic region of Streptomyces collinus Tu 365:
- a CDS encoding ankyrin repeat domain-containing protein has translation MSTRAHLPPLSPEEAACRRRIRRYAVPRWMIERATALRLAGDWRGACAAAHVHVALDLDEVAEHCGGDVAEALTDDLRHLAPDLLRWHLPRLLGGRTTLATDTTVVLARYRPTAPDERPGTTPYLYCTTPPMTEGPQRVVLRFGTLRGERGPGVFGRNTEDWRHARHLWDARHTGELAERCGGGAGRPPFFHADATPRAAHELPAADPGDGDPAARAEWTTLLHENGDTAAAFAAAGVEVDPTPPKQRGRHRAGPDDLLSRMALDHSRLESEVRRLTSEGAGRRFLIATPHWRTHVLLELTDSGTLRVRAIDRDEVQSEPFLAEALWRRLPDLDLMRVGGVTAGELHPLVREALFPALPTPEGPSGPPAPTAPAPVRVRCRGEWHEVAFRPGGLLRMPHTDEEQRRERALRAFGGAVAGCFAVEQTWTSGAGRLPRALRAQRQELFLRAQHGDTPGVLELLDVGVDPRVRDAAGRTLLHVLNQLDHEALLPRLLAAGLDLEARDQRERTPLFVAVNDLGSTALVKALVAAGARLDVADASELSLAQLVRRYKRPDLAFLRERVQREHPDVGADWWDEWMEEQEEYRRDAAADGRDDEEELPF, from the coding sequence TTGAGCACCCGTGCCCACCTCCCCCCGCTGTCCCCGGAGGAGGCGGCGTGCCGGCGCCGGATCCGCCGCTACGCGGTGCCCCGCTGGATGATCGAGCGCGCCACCGCACTCCGGCTGGCCGGTGACTGGCGGGGCGCCTGCGCGGCGGCGCACGTGCATGTCGCCCTCGACCTCGACGAGGTGGCCGAGCACTGCGGCGGCGACGTGGCCGAGGCGCTGACGGACGACCTGCGCCACCTCGCACCCGACCTGCTGCGCTGGCACCTGCCGCGCCTGCTCGGCGGACGCACGACGCTCGCCACGGACACGACGGTCGTCCTCGCCCGCTACCGCCCCACGGCGCCGGACGAGCGCCCGGGCACCACGCCCTACCTGTACTGCACCACCCCGCCGATGACCGAGGGACCGCAGCGCGTCGTCCTGCGGTTCGGCACCCTCCGGGGCGAGCGCGGCCCGGGCGTCTTCGGGCGGAACACCGAGGACTGGCGCCACGCACGGCACCTGTGGGACGCGCGGCACACCGGGGAGCTGGCCGAGCGGTGCGGCGGTGGCGCCGGACGGCCCCCGTTCTTCCACGCCGACGCCACTCCCCGGGCCGCGCACGAACTCCCGGCGGCCGACCCCGGCGACGGCGACCCGGCGGCACGCGCCGAGTGGACCACCTTGCTGCACGAGAACGGGGACACGGCGGCCGCGTTCGCCGCCGCCGGCGTCGAAGTGGACCCGACGCCTCCGAAGCAGAGGGGCCGGCACCGGGCGGGGCCGGACGATCTGCTGTCCCGGATGGCGCTCGACCACAGCCGGCTGGAGTCCGAGGTCCGCCGGCTCACGTCCGAGGGCGCGGGCCGGCGCTTCCTGATCGCCACGCCGCACTGGCGTACCCACGTCCTGCTGGAGCTCACGGACTCCGGCACCCTGCGGGTACGCGCCATCGACCGGGACGAGGTCCAGAGCGAGCCCTTCCTCGCCGAGGCCCTGTGGCGCAGGCTCCCCGACCTCGACCTGATGCGCGTCGGCGGCGTCACCGCCGGGGAGCTGCATCCCCTCGTCCGCGAGGCCCTGTTCCCCGCCCTGCCGACACCGGAAGGCCCGAGCGGACCGCCCGCGCCGACGGCTCCGGCCCCCGTACGGGTCCGGTGCCGTGGCGAATGGCACGAGGTGGCCTTCCGCCCCGGCGGCCTGCTGCGCATGCCGCACACCGACGAGGAGCAGCGACGCGAGCGCGCCCTGCGCGCCTTCGGCGGCGCCGTCGCCGGATGCTTCGCCGTGGAGCAGACGTGGACCTCCGGAGCGGGTCGCCTGCCGAGGGCGCTGCGGGCCCAGCGCCAGGAGCTGTTCCTGCGCGCGCAGCACGGTGACACCCCCGGCGTGCTGGAACTCCTGGACGTCGGCGTCGACCCCCGCGTGCGGGACGCCGCCGGGCGCACCCTGCTGCACGTGCTGAACCAGCTCGACCACGAGGCGCTGCTGCCCCGGCTGCTGGCCGCGGGGCTCGACCTGGAGGCCCGCGACCAGCGGGAGCGCACCCCGCTGTTCGTCGCGGTCAACGACCTCGGTTCGACGGCGCTGGTGAAGGCGCTCGTCGCCGCCGGCGCGCGACTCGACGTCGCCGACGCCTCCGAACTGTCGCTCGCCCAGCTCGTCCGCCGCTACAAGCGGCCCGACCTGGCCTTCCTCCGCGAACGCGTCCAGCGCGAGCACCCGGACGTCGGCGCCGACTGGTGGGACGAATGGATGGAGGAGCAGGAGGAGTACCGGAGGGACGCCGCGGCCGACGGCCGCGACGACGAGGAGGAGCTGCCGTTCTGA
- a CDS encoding antibiotic biosynthesis monooxygenase — protein sequence MNAEKTQKNIAAAATAIIGQAVLPGAERDFESWQRDLNAAAAYYPGFLGAEVSPPTPLQTDWVVVYRFDSVAHLQAWINSATRQTYLDVGSKYFAGPATQQVVSSGTQMLDPLVTVVVTHRVHPDQVDDFLDWQHRMVEEEGKFEGFRGTELFRPIEGLQEEWTTLYRYDSAEHLDAWLTSPQRHRILAEGARFSDFRLHTIDNSFGSWFAFEGNGTQAPPPPSETRTSLAVWVGLYPTVVLLTLALSPLHLKLWIGLLVGNLLSSFLMSFLTMPFYVNPLLGRWLRPPPDEPVRENLRGLAVVVAAIVVWAVVFYFVTVRWWTLP from the coding sequence ATGAACGCCGAGAAGACCCAGAAGAACATCGCCGCCGCGGCAACGGCGATCATCGGCCAGGCGGTCCTGCCCGGGGCGGAGCGGGACTTCGAGTCGTGGCAGCGGGACCTCAACGCCGCGGCCGCCTACTACCCCGGCTTCCTCGGCGCCGAGGTCTCCCCGCCGACCCCGCTGCAGACCGACTGGGTCGTCGTGTACCGGTTCGACTCGGTCGCCCACCTCCAGGCGTGGATCAACAGCGCGACCCGGCAGACGTACCTCGACGTCGGCTCCAAGTACTTCGCCGGACCCGCCACCCAGCAGGTGGTCAGCAGCGGGACCCAGATGCTGGACCCGCTGGTCACCGTGGTGGTCACGCACCGCGTCCACCCCGACCAGGTCGACGACTTCCTGGACTGGCAGCACCGCATGGTCGAGGAGGAGGGCAAGTTCGAGGGGTTCCGCGGCACCGAGCTCTTCCGCCCCATCGAGGGGCTCCAGGAGGAGTGGACCACGCTCTACCGCTACGACAGCGCCGAGCACCTCGACGCCTGGCTGACCTCGCCGCAGCGGCACCGGATCCTGGCCGAAGGCGCCCGGTTCAGCGACTTCCGGCTCCACACGATCGACAACTCGTTCGGGAGCTGGTTCGCCTTCGAGGGCAACGGCACGCAGGCCCCGCCGCCGCCCTCCGAGACCAGGACGTCGCTCGCCGTCTGGGTCGGCCTGTACCCGACGGTCGTCCTGCTGACGCTGGCGCTGTCCCCGCTGCACCTGAAGCTCTGGATCGGGCTGCTCGTGGGCAACCTGCTGTCGAGCTTCCTCATGAGCTTCCTGACCATGCCGTTCTACGTGAACCCGCTGCTCGGGCGCTGGCTGCGGCCACCACCGGACGAACCGGTCAGGGAGAACCTCCGCGGCCTCGCCGTCGTCGTCGCCGCGATCGTCGTCTGGGCCGTCGTCTTCTACTTCGTCACCGTCCGGTGGTGGACCCTGCCCTGA
- a CDS encoding DUF2201 family putative metallopeptidase encodes MTEDARRALDTAKLLAARYRAATDRPYLASALYALTVVASAEVPTMGVDRHWRCYVSPAFVDATPVPELAGVWTHEAAHLLRDHHGRADRLPAAAQRDPHRVNVAQDCEINDDLLADGLRLPEGRMEPRLFGLPEGGLFEAYVDLLPPHVRTPDCGSGAHGTPAPWELTGSAGPARLGGAEAQALRRQTAEAMRAHRRARGSLPAGWRRWADEVLEPTVDWRRALTGAVREAAAWAGGAVDYTYRRPSRRTPALRGVVLPSLRRPLPRVAVVVDTSGSMGDAELAAALGEVTGVLREVGIRGNRVTVLACDADVQAVSRVTSAEQITLGGGGGTDMRVGIAAALAARERPGVVVVLTDGLTPWPDERPPCRVIAALIGPGAPQPPDWVETVRVPA; translated from the coding sequence ATGACGGAGGACGCCCGCCGCGCCCTGGACACGGCCAAACTGCTCGCCGCCCGCTACCGGGCCGCGACCGACCGGCCGTACCTGGCCTCGGCGCTGTACGCGCTGACCGTCGTCGCGAGCGCGGAGGTCCCGACGATGGGCGTGGACCGGCACTGGCGCTGCTACGTGTCGCCCGCCTTCGTCGACGCGACCCCGGTGCCCGAGCTTGCGGGCGTGTGGACGCACGAGGCGGCACACCTGCTGCGCGACCACCACGGCCGGGCCGACCGGCTCCCGGCCGCCGCCCAGCGCGACCCGCACCGCGTCAACGTCGCCCAGGACTGCGAGATCAACGACGACCTCCTCGCCGACGGCCTGCGCCTGCCCGAGGGGCGGATGGAGCCCCGCCTCTTCGGCCTCCCCGAGGGCGGCCTGTTCGAGGCGTACGTCGACCTGCTGCCGCCGCACGTCCGCACGCCGGACTGCGGATCGGGCGCCCATGGCACCCCCGCGCCCTGGGAACTGACCGGGTCCGCGGGGCCCGCACGGCTGGGCGGCGCGGAGGCGCAGGCCCTGCGCCGGCAGACCGCCGAGGCGATGCGCGCCCACCGGCGCGCCCGCGGCTCGCTGCCCGCGGGCTGGCGGCGCTGGGCCGACGAGGTCCTGGAACCCACCGTCGACTGGCGGCGGGCACTGACCGGCGCGGTCCGGGAAGCCGCCGCCTGGGCCGGCGGAGCCGTCGACTACACCTACCGCCGCCCCTCGCGCCGCACCCCGGCGCTGCGCGGCGTCGTCCTGCCGAGCCTGCGCCGCCCGCTGCCCCGGGTCGCCGTCGTCGTCGACACCTCCGGCTCCATGGGCGACGCGGAACTCGCCGCCGCGCTCGGCGAGGTCACCGGCGTCCTGCGGGAGGTGGGCATCCGGGGCAACCGGGTGACCGTGCTCGCCTGTGACGCCGACGTGCAGGCGGTGTCCCGGGTGACGTCGGCCGAGCAGATCACCCTGGGCGGCGGTGGCGGCACGGACATGCGCGTCGGCATCGCGGCGGCGCTCGCGGCCCGGGAGCGCCCGGGTGTCGTCGTCGTCCTCACCGACGGACTCACCCCCTGGCCCGACGAGCGCCCGCCCTGCCGCGTCATCGCCGCCCTGATCGGCCCCGGCGCGCCACAGCCGCCGGACTGGGTGGAGACGGTACGCGTCCCCGCCTGA
- a CDS encoding AAA family ATPase, whose translation MDGGAGGVPEGRRGRRPRRRGGAAVLSTDRTAPTVVPGPLAAADELNRRLRTRRTEPAANPRLEALALAVTANQPVLLWGEPGIGKSAALEQLAAGLGLPLETVIASVHEPSDFAGLPVVGDDPAVTGVPMAPPDWAVRLARAGTGLLFFDELSSAPPAVQAALLRVVLERRVGSLVLPEPVRIVAAANPPSSAADGWHLSPPLANRFVHLEWTHDPRTVARGMAGTWPEAAVPVVDPGKVPGAVARARGAVSGFLTARPGLVHHIPGDAESRGRSWPSPRTWEMALTLLAAGYAAGAGREALAAALTGAVGDGAGIELLSYLEHLDLPDPDRVLADPDAFALPERGDRQLAFLIAVVAAVQSDLTRPRWEAGWAVLAKAVDAGVPDVAARAATDLAAMRRLDWPVPPGIDGFLDLLQMSGALPGAGR comes from the coding sequence ATGGATGGAGGAGCAGGAGGAGTACCGGAGGGACGCCGCGGCCGACGGCCGCGACGACGAGGAGGAGCTGCCGTTCTGAGCACCGACCGCACCGCCCCGACCGTCGTCCCCGGGCCGCTGGCGGCCGCGGACGAACTCAACCGCAGGCTGCGCACCCGGCGCACCGAACCGGCCGCCAACCCCCGACTGGAGGCGCTGGCACTCGCGGTGACGGCCAATCAGCCGGTCCTGCTCTGGGGCGAGCCCGGCATCGGCAAGTCGGCGGCCCTGGAACAGCTCGCCGCCGGGCTCGGACTGCCGCTGGAGACCGTCATCGCCAGCGTGCACGAACCGTCCGACTTCGCCGGACTGCCCGTGGTGGGCGACGACCCGGCCGTCACCGGCGTACCCATGGCCCCACCGGACTGGGCGGTCCGCCTCGCCCGGGCCGGCACGGGTCTGCTCTTCTTCGACGAACTCTCCTCCGCGCCGCCGGCCGTGCAGGCGGCGCTGCTGCGGGTGGTGCTCGAACGCCGGGTCGGCAGCCTGGTGCTGCCGGAGCCGGTGCGCATCGTCGCCGCCGCCAACCCGCCGTCCAGCGCGGCGGACGGCTGGCACCTCAGCCCGCCGCTCGCCAACCGGTTCGTGCACCTCGAATGGACCCACGACCCCCGGACGGTCGCCCGCGGCATGGCCGGCACCTGGCCCGAGGCGGCCGTGCCCGTCGTCGACCCGGGCAAGGTGCCCGGCGCGGTCGCCCGCGCCCGGGGCGCGGTCTCCGGCTTCCTCACCGCCCGGCCCGGCCTGGTCCACCACATCCCCGGCGACGCCGAGAGCCGGGGCCGGTCCTGGCCGTCGCCGCGCACCTGGGAGATGGCGCTCACGCTGCTCGCGGCCGGGTACGCGGCCGGGGCGGGCCGCGAGGCGCTGGCCGCAGCGCTCACCGGCGCCGTCGGCGACGGCGCGGGCATCGAGCTGCTGTCCTACCTCGAACACCTCGACCTGCCCGACCCCGACCGGGTCCTCGCCGACCCGGACGCCTTCGCGCTGCCCGAACGCGGCGACCGGCAGCTCGCGTTCCTCATCGCGGTGGTCGCGGCCGTCCAGAGCGACCTCACCCGGCCCCGCTGGGAGGCCGGCTGGGCGGTCCTGGCCAAGGCCGTGGACGCGGGCGTTCCGGACGTGGCCGCCCGGGCCGCCACCGACCTCGCGGCGATGCGCCGGCTCGACTGGCCGGTACCGCCCGGCATCGACGGGTTCCTGGACCTGCTCCAGATGTCCGGGGCGCTGCCCGGCGCCGGCCGGTGA
- a CDS encoding SpoIIE family protein phosphatase, producing the protein MGTTDSARTGTDTGTDTGTGTSTAAAGTGRAAAGAAPPSGLLDLLSVAAVVLDAEGRVVFWSPQAEELFGYTAQEALGQYAARLTVHEEHQHEVVRLFAEVLESGADWAGAFPVRRKDGSTRLVEFRNMRLLDDLGDTYVLGLAADQATVERVERDAALAMRLVSQSPVGLAILDPELRYVAMNPALERITGQSAADRIGRSAGEVLTFLDTDPEARLRRVLETGESVVDRDIVCRPPADPDHEHAWSVSYYRLDDSSGRVLGMAYSVIDVTERYLAATEAARARQRLDLIAAASARVGTTLDLETTARELADVVVPVLADEAAVVVLDSAPHGRGVRLAGPPVFRALAVRVARRAGAAPAAGPPGGPDGPGDDRLIAHCVGTRRPVLVPHTARREPGAAAGHAESAALLSAAGVHSYLAVPLVARGEVLGALDLRRTSNPAPFGDDDAFLAAELAARAAVCIDNARGYQTQRHAALTLQRSLLPEPPARLPGLGVGCRYQPAGATSEVGGDWFDAIPLRGDKTALVVGDVMGSGINAAATMGQLRTAARAFAELDLAPDEALRHLDHLTQGIEQSITTCIYCVYDPHRGECRICLAGHLPPVLMRAGHAAHLLDLPTGAPLGVGGVPFEAATVAFRPGDQLVLYTDGLVETRSEPIDARLHTLLDALTTTRGHDPEHTCDRILEMLRPPGGEDDVALLIARALP; encoded by the coding sequence ATGGGCACGACGGACTCCGCCCGGACGGGTACGGACACGGGTACGGATACAGGCACGGGCACCAGTACGGCGGCCGCCGGCACCGGCCGGGCGGCGGCGGGGGCCGCGCCGCCCAGCGGCCTGCTGGACCTGCTGAGCGTCGCCGCCGTGGTGCTGGACGCGGAGGGCCGCGTCGTCTTCTGGAGCCCCCAGGCCGAGGAGCTGTTCGGCTACACCGCGCAGGAGGCGCTGGGGCAGTACGCGGCCCGGCTGACCGTCCACGAGGAGCACCAGCACGAGGTCGTCCGGCTGTTCGCCGAGGTGCTGGAGTCCGGCGCCGACTGGGCCGGGGCCTTCCCGGTGCGGCGCAAGGACGGCAGCACGCGGCTGGTGGAGTTCCGCAACATGCGGCTGCTGGACGACCTGGGCGACACCTACGTCCTCGGGCTCGCCGCCGACCAGGCCACGGTGGAACGGGTCGAACGGGACGCCGCGCTGGCCATGCGCCTGGTGTCCCAGTCCCCGGTCGGACTGGCCATCCTCGACCCCGAACTGCGCTACGTGGCCATGAACCCTGCCCTGGAACGCATCACCGGGCAGTCGGCGGCCGACCGCATCGGCCGGTCCGCGGGCGAGGTGCTGACCTTCCTGGACACGGACCCCGAGGCACGGCTGCGCCGCGTCCTGGAGACGGGCGAGTCGGTCGTGGACCGGGACATCGTCTGCCGTCCGCCCGCCGACCCGGACCACGAGCACGCCTGGTCCGTCTCGTACTACCGGCTGGACGACTCCAGCGGGCGGGTCCTGGGCATGGCCTACTCCGTCATCGACGTCACGGAGCGCTACCTGGCCGCGACCGAGGCCGCGCGGGCCCGGCAGCGGCTCGACCTGATCGCCGCCGCCTCGGCCCGGGTCGGGACCACCCTCGACCTGGAGACCACGGCACGCGAACTGGCCGACGTCGTCGTGCCGGTCCTGGCCGACGAGGCCGCCGTCGTCGTCCTCGACAGCGCCCCGCACGGCCGCGGCGTGCGGCTCGCCGGCCCTCCGGTGTTCCGGGCCCTCGCCGTCCGGGTGGCCCGGCGCGCCGGAGCGGCCCCCGCGGCCGGGCCGCCCGGAGGACCCGACGGCCCGGGCGACGACCGCCTGATCGCCCACTGCGTCGGCACCCGCCGGCCGGTGCTCGTGCCCCACACCGCCCGCCGGGAGCCGGGCGCCGCCGCGGGGCACGCCGAGTCCGCCGCCCTTCTCTCGGCGGCGGGTGTGCACTCCTACCTGGCGGTGCCGCTCGTGGCCCGCGGCGAGGTGCTCGGCGCGCTCGACCTCAGACGCACCTCGAACCCCGCGCCCTTCGGGGACGACGACGCGTTCCTCGCCGCCGAACTGGCCGCCCGCGCCGCCGTGTGCATCGACAACGCCCGCGGCTACCAGACCCAGCGCCACGCCGCCCTCACCCTCCAGCGGAGCCTGCTCCCGGAGCCGCCCGCGCGCCTGCCGGGGCTCGGCGTCGGCTGCCGCTACCAGCCCGCGGGCGCCACCAGCGAGGTCGGCGGCGACTGGTTCGACGCCATCCCGCTCCGCGGGGACAAGACCGCCCTGGTGGTCGGCGACGTCATGGGCAGCGGCATCAACGCCGCCGCCACCATGGGACAACTGCGCACCGCCGCGCGGGCGTTCGCGGAACTCGACCTCGCCCCGGACGAGGCCCTGCGTCACCTCGACCACCTCACCCAGGGCATCGAGCAGTCCATCACCACCTGCATCTACTGCGTGTACGACCCGCACCGGGGCGAGTGCCGGATCTGCCTCGCCGGCCATCTGCCCCCGGTGCTGATGCGGGCGGGGCACGCCGCGCACCTCCTCGACCTGCCCACCGGGGCGCCGCTGGGCGTCGGCGGGGTCCCCTTCGAGGCGGCCACCGTCGCCTTCCGGCCCGGCGACCAACTGGTTCTCTACACCGACGGCCTGGTCGAGACCCGGAGCGAACCGATCGACGCCCGCCTGCACACGCTCCTCGACGCCCTCACCACGACCCGAGGCCACGATCCCGAGCACACCTGCGACCGCATCCTGGAGATGCTCAGGCCCCCCGGCGGCGAGGACGACGTCGCCCTGCTCATCGCCCGAGCCCTGCCCTGA
- a CDS encoding SpoIIE family protein phosphatase: MDRFPNAANVDFHSPLDLSKAAAAVLDADGRISGWSPSAQRLLGHSPDDVLGRPAEHLVEASSRQRLSGLCRARGPRGTVLDLCRLDGRTLRAAVTFSPLAHRGAAATVVVAAELEAQRCWEAQLAMLQGLATESSVGLTIFDTEARVVWGNVSTDLELGGIAQYVGRPAGDLFPEGEFISRHHPPDEDQIIEHVMATGEPITGMHYRGRAPADPVREHVWSCSYHRLMDARGEPLGLFEESLDVTERYRAQERLSLLVRAGKRIGASLDVRRTAAELADVAVPQLADEVMVDLPPAVIEGRQPPTGSAPGNSLLRMHGRTPEEFRTSPVSYPPASPQAQSLASSRPVLDAPAPGTPDGAGPDTSGHCLFVPLLARDAILGLATFRRSSNPDPFGAEEQTLAVELAERAAVGIDNARRYTSQHAAALVLQRSLLPQHLPELSALDVAYRYLPADSRVGVGGDWFDVIPLSGARVGLTVGDVVGHGVHAAATMGRLRATVRTLALLDLDPAELLTRLDDLVAQDSETEPHDGLSDEALGVTCLYAIYDPVSGRCVWASAGHPPPIVADANGAVALSALAPGPPLGLGGLPYENVELSLSSGSLVALFTDGVVEDRRTDIDSGIDRLAQVLSWQRCPVEELCDRALSALPPGPQADDATLLLVRTRRLGSGRVADLELPPDPAMVARARTLTERQLESWGMSELAFTAELVVSELVTNGIRYATGPVTLRLIRDRCLLCEVSDNAHTAPHLRRARRDDEGGRGLFLVAQVSQRWGTRYTASGKTIWAELAVP; this comes from the coding sequence ATGGATCGTTTTCCGAATGCGGCCAACGTCGATTTCCACAGTCCCCTGGACCTCTCCAAGGCGGCCGCCGCGGTACTGGACGCGGACGGCCGGATCTCCGGGTGGAGTCCCTCCGCCCAGCGCCTGCTCGGGCACTCCCCCGACGACGTGCTCGGCCGGCCTGCCGAACACCTGGTGGAGGCGTCCTCCCGGCAGCGGCTGTCCGGACTCTGCAGGGCGCGCGGGCCCCGCGGCACCGTCCTCGACCTGTGCCGCCTGGACGGGCGCACCCTGCGCGCGGCCGTGACGTTCAGCCCGCTGGCGCACCGGGGCGCCGCGGCGACGGTGGTGGTCGCCGCCGAACTGGAGGCGCAGCGCTGCTGGGAGGCGCAGCTCGCGATGCTCCAGGGGCTGGCGACCGAGTCCTCGGTCGGCCTGACCATCTTCGACACCGAGGCGCGCGTGGTGTGGGGGAACGTCTCCACCGATCTGGAACTCGGCGGGATCGCCCAGTACGTCGGCCGCCCGGCCGGAGACCTCTTCCCCGAGGGGGAGTTCATCTCCCGCCACCACCCGCCGGACGAGGACCAGATCATCGAGCACGTGATGGCGACGGGCGAGCCGATCACCGGCATGCACTACCGCGGGCGCGCCCCCGCCGACCCGGTGCGCGAGCACGTCTGGTCCTGCTCGTACCACCGGCTGATGGACGCCAGGGGTGAGCCACTGGGCCTCTTCGAGGAGTCCCTGGACGTCACGGAGCGCTACCGGGCCCAGGAACGGCTGTCGTTGCTGGTCCGGGCGGGCAAGCGGATCGGTGCCTCGCTGGACGTGCGGCGCACGGCGGCGGAGCTGGCCGACGTTGCGGTGCCGCAGCTGGCCGACGAGGTGATGGTGGACCTGCCGCCGGCGGTCATCGAGGGGCGGCAGCCGCCGACGGGCTCCGCGCCGGGCAACAGCCTGCTGCGGATGCACGGCCGCACCCCGGAGGAGTTCCGGACCAGCCCGGTCTCCTATCCGCCGGCGTCACCGCAGGCCCAGAGCCTGGCCTCCAGCCGCCCGGTCCTCGACGCCCCGGCCCCCGGGACACCGGACGGGGCGGGGCCGGACACGTCGGGCCACTGCCTGTTCGTCCCGCTGCTCGCCCGGGACGCGATCCTGGGCCTCGCCACGTTCCGGCGCAGCAGCAATCCCGACCCCTTCGGCGCCGAGGAGCAGACGCTCGCCGTGGAACTGGCCGAGCGGGCGGCCGTGGGCATCGACAACGCCCGCCGCTACACCAGCCAGCACGCGGCGGCCCTGGTGCTCCAGCGCAGCCTGCTGCCGCAGCACCTGCCCGAGCTGAGCGCGCTGGACGTGGCGTACCGCTATCTGCCCGCCGACAGCCGGGTGGGGGTGGGGGGCGACTGGTTCGACGTGATCCCGCTGTCCGGGGCCAGGGTGGGCCTGACCGTCGGTGACGTGGTCGGCCACGGCGTCCACGCGGCCGCCACCATGGGCCGGCTGCGCGCCACCGTGCGGACGCTGGCGCTGCTGGACCTGGACCCGGCCGAGCTGCTCACCCGCCTCGACGACCTGGTCGCGCAGGACTCGGAGACCGAGCCGCACGACGGGCTGAGCGACGAGGCGCTCGGGGTGACCTGCCTCTACGCGATCTACGACCCGGTCAGCGGCCGGTGCGTGTGGGCGAGCGCGGGCCATCCGCCGCCCATCGTGGCCGACGCCAACGGCGCGGTGGCGCTGTCGGCGCTCGCGCCGGGGCCGCCGCTGGGGCTGGGCGGCCTGCCGTACGAGAACGTCGAGCTGAGTCTGTCCAGCGGCAGTCTGGTGGCGCTGTTCACCGACGGTGTGGTGGAGGACCGGCGCACCGACATCGACAGCGGGATCGACCGGCTGGCCCAGGTGCTGTCCTGGCAGCGGTGCCCGGTGGAGGAGCTGTGCGACCGGGCGCTGTCGGCGCTGCCGCCGGGGCCGCAGGCGGACGACGCCACGTTGCTGCTGGTACGCACCCGGCGGCTGGGCTCCGGCCGGGTGGCGGACCTGGAGCTGCCGCCGGACCCGGCCATGGTGGCGCGGGCGCGGACACTCACCGAGCGGCAACTGGAGAGCTGGGGGATGTCCGAGCTGGCGTTCACCGCCGAGCTCGTGGTGAGCGAACTGGTCACCAACGGCATCCGGTACGCCACCGGGCCCGTCACGCTGCGGCTGATCAGAGACCGCTGTCTGCTGTGCGAGGTCTCGGACAACGCGCACACCGCACCCCACCTGCGGCGCGCGCGCCGGGACGACGAGGGGGGCCGCGGCCTGTTCCTCGTGGCCCAGGTGTCCCAGCGCTGGGGCACCCGGTACACCGCGTCGGGGAAGACGATCTGGGCCGAGCTGGCCGTCCCCTGA